Proteins found in one Sphingobium cloacae genomic segment:
- a CDS encoding TrfB-related DNA-binding protein, producing MSASAFEQAAGRLNIAARPLDMARAVLVDGEAQSAVAKREGVSRNAVCLAVNRIWNAHSEVPEGFERVTAILPKHKAFLVRQWQREAVERLDAKR from the coding sequence GTCGGCCTTTGAGCAAGCTGCTGGACGGCTCAATATCGCGGCGCGTCCGCTCGACATGGCGCGCGCCGTTCTGGTGGACGGCGAGGCCCAATCGGCCGTGGCGAAGCGCGAAGGCGTGTCCCGCAATGCCGTTTGTCTGGCGGTCAACCGGATTTGGAACGCGCATAGCGAGGTTCCCGAAGGTTTCGAGCGTGTGACGGCGATTTTACCGAAACATAAAGCCTTCCTTGTGCGGCAATGGCAGCGCGAGGCGGTGGAAAGATTGGACGCCAAACG